The following are from one region of the Halogeometricum sp. S3BR5-2 genome:
- the gfcR gene encoding transcriptional regulator GfcR: MKNVDDLIESAAELADRGLSKGEIADELNVSRETASWLVDRSGASSPERTAATAPEASGPQDIHVDWSAIGRDSKRMGYVARAMSDLLEGEGDDVDLTIGIEKAGAPLATVVAQELDTDLGTYAPAKHQWEEGDIDELGGSFSRNFSQIRDRQCYVVDDTVTSGTTMRETIDAIREEGGRPVACVVIVDKQGLEEIDDVPVYSLIDVVGVGRE, encoded by the coding sequence ATGAAGAACGTCGATGATCTCATCGAGAGCGCGGCAGAACTCGCGGACCGCGGGTTGTCGAAGGGGGAAATCGCCGACGAACTGAACGTCTCCCGCGAGACGGCCAGTTGGCTCGTCGACCGAAGCGGCGCGTCGAGCCCCGAGCGGACGGCGGCCACCGCCCCCGAGGCGAGCGGACCGCAGGACATTCACGTCGACTGGAGCGCCATCGGCCGCGACTCCAAGCGCATGGGGTACGTCGCGCGCGCGATGTCGGACCTGCTGGAGGGGGAGGGCGACGACGTCGACCTCACCATCGGCATCGAGAAGGCGGGGGCGCCGTTGGCCACCGTCGTCGCGCAGGAACTCGACACGGACCTCGGGACGTACGCGCCCGCGAAGCACCAGTGGGAGGAGGGCGACATCGACGAACTCGGCGGGTCGTTCTCGCGGAACTTCTCGCAGATACGCGACCGGCAGTGCTACGTCGTCGACGACACCGTCACCTCGGGGACGACGATGCGAGAGACCATCGACGCCATCCGCGAGGAGGGCGGCCGGCCCGTCGCCTGCGTCGTCATCGTCGACAAGCAGGGCCTCGAAGAGATAGACGACGTCCCGGTCTACTCGCTCATCGACGTGGTCGGCGTCGGTCGGGAGTAG
- a CDS encoding glucose 1-dehydrogenase — MRAIAVKQGENRPVLVDKPRPTPSTGEALVRTLSVGVDGTDHEVIAGGHGGFPDGEDHLVLGHEAVGVVEDPNGTRFEAGDVVVPTVRRPPNGENEYFERGEPDMAPEGMYHERGILGAHGFMAEYFVSDEEFLVEVPASLADLGFLVEPISIAEKAVELAYASRSSFTWEPEAGAVLGNGSLGLLTLALLRDKFGYERLYCLGRRDRPDATIDIIEELEATYVDSRKTPADAMPEAFEPMDFVFEATGYAKHAFESVHALAPNGVAALLGVPGPWEFEIDGGSLHNELVMQNKALVGSVNSHVSHFESAVDTLAELPPWFTDALVTNVYGLDDFASAFDDDDTTIKTAVQFDTYEERR; from the coding sequence ATGAGAGCAATCGCAGTGAAACAGGGCGAGAACCGGCCGGTCCTCGTGGACAAGCCGCGCCCGACGCCGTCGACGGGTGAGGCCCTCGTTCGCACCCTCTCCGTCGGCGTCGACGGTACCGACCACGAGGTCATCGCGGGCGGGCACGGCGGGTTCCCCGACGGGGAGGACCACCTCGTCCTCGGCCACGAGGCGGTCGGCGTCGTCGAGGACCCGAACGGCACCCGGTTCGAGGCGGGCGACGTGGTCGTCCCGACGGTCCGACGGCCGCCGAACGGCGAGAACGAGTACTTCGAGCGCGGCGAACCCGACATGGCACCCGAGGGGATGTACCACGAGCGCGGCATCCTCGGCGCGCACGGGTTCATGGCGGAGTACTTCGTCAGCGACGAGGAGTTCCTCGTGGAGGTTCCGGCGTCGCTCGCGGACCTCGGCTTCCTCGTCGAACCGATATCCATCGCCGAGAAGGCGGTCGAACTCGCGTACGCCTCCCGGTCGAGTTTCACGTGGGAACCGGAAGCGGGGGCCGTCCTCGGCAACGGGAGCCTCGGACTGTTGACGCTCGCGCTCCTGCGGGACAAGTTCGGCTACGAACGTCTGTACTGTCTCGGCCGCCGGGACCGGCCCGACGCGACAATCGACATCATCGAGGAACTGGAAGCGACGTACGTCGACTCCCGGAAGACGCCCGCCGATGCGATGCCGGAGGCGTTCGAGCCGATGGACTTCGTCTTCGAGGCGACGGGCTACGCGAAACACGCCTTCGAGAGCGTCCACGCCCTCGCGCCGAACGGCGTCGCGGCGCTGCTCGGCGTCCCCGGCCCGTGGGAGTTCGAGATAGACGGCGGGTCGCTGCACAACGAACTCGTCATGCAGAACAAGGCGCTCGTCGGGAGCGTCAACTCCCACGTCAGCCACTTCGAGTCGGCCGTCGACACGCTGGCCGAACTCCCCCCGTGGTTCACGGACGCGTTGGTCACGAACGTGTACGGCCTCGACGACTTCGCGTCGGCGTTCGACGACGACGATACCACTATAAAAACAGCCGTTCAATTCGATACGTATGAAGAACGTCGATGA
- the purB gene encoding adenylosuccinate lyase has translation MDDLSRSDPLAAVSPLDGRYAGRTEPLVPYASEAALMRARVRVEAEYLLALADLDATPLSLSESEREAVRGLYEEFDGEDARLVKRLETEGAAGYSATNHDVKAVEYFVRTETDDRVHPWIHFGLTSEDVNNLAQRLLAKPAVEKVLVPAVEEVRDELADLAREHRATPMLARTHGQPATPTTFGKEMAVYAARLGTQLGRVKEATDALSGKLAGASGTYAAHVAAYPEVDWRAFSKQFVESLGLEHAALTTQVNPCDDLATVFDALRGVDNVLLDLDRDVWLYVSQKYLGQETTEGETGSSTMPHKVNPIDFENSEGNLSKANSDLTFLADYVTNSRLQRDLSDSTVKRNVGSAFAHCLIGYGKTAAGLEKVVPNERVMREELEAHPELIGEAVQTILRREGDTEAYERVKELTRGRAVTLGDFRDLFDELDVDESVREELRTLSPATYVGLGEELVDEL, from the coding sequence ATGGACGACCTCTCCCGCTCGGACCCGCTCGCCGCCGTGTCGCCGTTGGACGGTCGATACGCCGGCCGAACCGAACCGCTCGTCCCGTACGCCAGCGAGGCGGCCCTCATGCGCGCCCGCGTCCGCGTCGAGGCCGAGTACCTCCTCGCCCTCGCGGACCTCGACGCGACGCCGCTGTCGCTCTCCGAGTCGGAGCGCGAGGCGGTTCGCGGCCTCTACGAGGAGTTCGACGGCGAGGACGCCCGCCTCGTCAAGCGCCTCGAAACCGAGGGCGCGGCGGGGTACTCGGCCACGAATCACGACGTGAAAGCCGTCGAGTACTTCGTCCGGACGGAGACGGACGACCGGGTCCACCCGTGGATTCACTTCGGGCTCACCTCGGAGGACGTGAACAACCTCGCGCAGCGTCTGCTCGCCAAGCCGGCCGTGGAGAAGGTGCTCGTCCCTGCGGTGGAGGAGGTGCGCGACGAACTCGCGGACCTCGCGCGGGAGCACCGCGCGACGCCGATGCTCGCGCGGACGCACGGTCAGCCCGCGACGCCGACGACGTTCGGGAAAGAGATGGCCGTCTACGCCGCCCGACTCGGCACGCAACTCGGCCGGGTGAAGGAGGCGACGGACGCGCTCTCGGGGAAACTCGCGGGCGCGTCGGGGACGTACGCGGCGCACGTCGCCGCCTACCCCGAGGTGGACTGGCGGGCGTTCTCGAAGCAGTTCGTCGAGAGCCTCGGCCTCGAACACGCCGCGCTGACGACGCAGGTGAACCCCTGCGACGACCTCGCCACCGTGTTCGACGCCCTCCGCGGCGTCGACAACGTCCTCCTCGATTTGGACCGCGACGTGTGGCTGTACGTCTCGCAGAAGTATCTGGGACAGGAGACCACCGAGGGCGAGACGGGGTCCTCGACGATGCCGCACAAGGTGAACCCCATCGACTTCGAAAACAGCGAAGGAAACCTCTCGAAGGCCAACTCCGACCTCACCTTCCTCGCGGACTACGTGACGAACTCCCGCCTCCAGCGTGACCTCTCGGACTCGACGGTCAAGCGGAACGTCGGGTCGGCGTTCGCGCACTGCCTCATCGGTTACGGGAAGACGGCGGCGGGTCTGGAGAAGGTCGTCCCGAACGAGCGCGTCATGCGCGAGGAACTGGAGGCGCACCCCGAACTCATCGGCGAGGCGGTCCAGACCATCCTCCGGCGCGAGGGCGACACCGAGGCGTACGAACGGGTGAAGGAACTCACGCGCGGGCGCGCGGTGACGCTCGGAGACTTCCGCGACCTGTTCGACGAACTCGACGTCGACGAGTCGGTGCGGGAGGAGTTGCGGACGCTGTCGCCGGCGACGTACGTCGGTCTCGGCGAGGAACTCGTGGACGAACTGTAG
- the purH gene encoding bifunctional phosphoribosylaminoimidazolecarboxamide formyltransferase/IMP cyclohydrolase yields MTKIAGLASNRGRNLLHIDERAPGGAELAVVLANEEGAPVLDAASERGVPTEVVERDAEESREAHERRVLERLSGYDFDLVCLDGYMRILTEAFVEEAPTTLNVHPSLLPSFPGMDAHEQVLDAGVRTTGCTVHVVTEEVDAGPIVTQEAVPVYEDDDEDSLKARVLREGEFTAYPRAVRWFAEGRVDVEDGTVTVDGDRGGDFPERRLVSDDKAAELRYGENPHQDAAVYADDACEEASVVRAAQLNEGAKALSYNNYNDADGALNLIKEFDEPAAAVIKHTNPAGCATADSLAEAYEDALSTDAMSAFGGIVALNRECDAETAELVVDSFKEVVVAPGYTDAALDVLTGKENLRVLDVGELGERTDRLTEKPLVGGRLVQERDLWAPTVDDLEVVTETEPTDEQLETMLFAWKVLKHVKSNGILFADGTETVGIGMGQVSRVDAVRLAAMKAEEHAEGKGPEGTVMASDAFFPFPDGIEEAADAGVEAVIQPGGSVNDEDVIAAADERGVAMAFTGRRSFRHD; encoded by the coding sequence ATGACCAAGATCGCCGGTCTGGCGAGCAATCGCGGGCGGAACCTCCTGCACATCGACGAGCGAGCGCCCGGCGGGGCGGAACTCGCCGTCGTCCTCGCGAACGAGGAGGGGGCGCCCGTCCTCGACGCCGCCTCCGAGCGGGGGGTTCCCACGGAGGTCGTCGAACGCGACGCCGAGGAGTCCCGCGAGGCCCACGAGCGCCGCGTTCTCGAACGCCTCTCGGGGTACGACTTCGACCTCGTCTGCCTCGACGGCTACATGCGCATCCTCACCGAGGCGTTCGTCGAGGAGGCGCCGACGACGCTCAACGTCCACCCCTCCCTGCTCCCCTCGTTCCCCGGCATGGACGCCCACGAACAGGTGCTCGACGCCGGCGTCCGCACCACCGGCTGTACGGTACACGTCGTCACCGAGGAGGTCGACGCCGGCCCCATCGTCACGCAGGAGGCCGTCCCCGTCTACGAGGACGACGACGAGGACTCCCTCAAGGCGCGCGTCCTCCGCGAGGGGGAGTTCACGGCGTACCCGCGCGCGGTCCGTTGGTTCGCCGAGGGCCGCGTCGACGTCGAGGACGGGACGGTGACCGTCGACGGCGACCGCGGCGGCGACTTCCCCGAGCGTCGCCTCGTCTCCGACGACAAGGCCGCCGAACTCCGCTACGGGGAGAACCCCCACCAGGACGCCGCCGTCTACGCCGACGACGCCTGCGAGGAGGCCTCCGTCGTCCGCGCCGCCCAACTGAACGAGGGCGCGAAGGCGCTGTCGTACAACAACTACAACGACGCCGACGGCGCCCTCAACCTCATCAAGGAGTTCGACGAACCCGCCGCGGCGGTCATCAAACACACCAACCCCGCCGGGTGCGCCACCGCGGACTCGCTGGCGGAAGCGTACGAGGACGCCCTCTCGACGGACGCGATGAGCGCCTTCGGCGGCATCGTCGCCCTCAACCGCGAGTGCGACGCCGAGACGGCCGAACTCGTCGTCGACTCGTTCAAGGAGGTCGTCGTCGCGCCGGGCTACACCGACGCCGCCCTCGACGTGCTGACCGGCAAGGAGAACCTCCGCGTCCTCGACGTGGGCGAACTCGGCGAACGGACGGATCGACTCACCGAGAAACCGCTCGTCGGCGGTCGACTCGTGCAGGAGCGAGACCTGTGGGCGCCGACCGTCGACGACTTGGAGGTCGTCACCGAGACCGAACCCACGGACGAGCAACTGGAGACGATGCTGTTCGCGTGGAAGGTGCTCAAACACGTGAAGTCCAACGGCATCCTGTTCGCCGACGGGACGGAAACCGTCGGTATCGGCATGGGACAGGTCTCTCGCGTCGACGCCGTCCGCCTCGCGGCGATGAAGGCCGAAGAGCACGCCGAGGGCAAGGGTCCCGAAGGGACCGTAATGGCCTCGGACGCGTTCTTCCCGTTCCCGGACGGCATCGAGGAGGCCGCCGACGCCGGCGTCGAGGCCGTCATCCAACCCGGCGGCTCCGTGAACGACGAGGACGTCATCGCCGCCGCGGACGAACGCGGCGTCGCGATGGCGTTCACAGGCCGGCGGTCGTTCAGACACGACTGA
- a CDS encoding universal stress protein, whose protein sequence is MYDSILVPTDGSEGTEKALEHALEVASLSGATVHVLSVVDRRLYLAASDDQKDELRESLHEDAEAAVDDVAETVRGADAECVTAVRDGVPYKCILDYAEEADVDLVVMGTHGRTGRDKLASLGSVTERVVENTDRPILVVSIGEE, encoded by the coding sequence ATGTACGACTCGATTCTGGTTCCGACGGACGGCAGCGAGGGGACGGAGAAAGCGCTCGAACACGCTCTCGAAGTCGCCTCCCTCTCGGGGGCGACGGTCCACGTGCTCTCGGTCGTGGACCGACGGCTCTACCTGGCGGCGAGCGACGACCAGAAGGACGAACTGCGGGAGTCGCTGCACGAGGACGCCGAGGCCGCCGTCGACGACGTGGCCGAGACGGTCCGAGGGGCGGACGCGGAGTGCGTCACCGCCGTCCGCGACGGCGTCCCGTACAAATGCATCCTCGACTACGCCGAGGAGGCGGACGTGGACCTCGTGGTGATGGGGACGCACGGCCGAACGGGTCGGGACAAACTGGCGAGTCTCGGCAGCGTCACGGAGCGGGTGGTCGAGAACACCGACCGGCCCATCCTCGTGGTGAGCATCGGCGAGGAGTGA
- the folP gene encoding dihydropteroate synthase → MQYHEAVGFLFDLRRFQVKPGTASVRALLAEFDDPQEDVAFVQVAGSNGKGSTARMTESALREAGLSAGLYTSPHFETLRERIQVDGRKIPEAAVCEFVERAKPWLVGRAADGDPLTFFEVMTALSVWYFAEADVDVAVLEVGMGGKMDATSVVDPVAAAVTNVSLEHTAVLGDTVEAIAEKKAAVAPAGRPLVTGATGAALSTIRERVGNVVTVGAEGTRESSGADAEAPDVTVRSKGRVNHQESAVSVAGGDWRVEGRVPLLGAYQAENAGIACVLARQVADELGVGAELDAGTLERGLRTAHWPGRFEVMETDPYVVLDGAHNPGACESLATVFDDFDAEDLHLVFGAMHDKDHREMVEALPDPDSVVTCRPNNPRSEDPEVLARVFEDAGVGEVTVGNDVASALASARERADEGDCVLALGSLFLVAEARATWTRVVTPVDVRDRSDADRVLERAHVERAEAAAAGEDVVHRTVTLPLQRRQARTAEMAMLEAGGDCAVSADAGDGELARAVLSGTRSEFEGLTERLADAPYGLPDVAADVRARVGLDAEEGGSATDSEYPWNDGTAVMGILNVTPDSFHDGGEFYDTTAALERAEAMVEAGADIIDIGGESTRPGAEEVPVDEEIRRIVPVIEALADVDALLSVDTRKATVGEAALDAGADILNDVTGLEDPEMRFLAAERDVPVIVMHSIDAPVVPGKDVDYDDVVDDVIDELGERILLAEKAGVPRENVIVDPGIGFGKSKAENFKILDRLGEFDALGCPLLFGHSHKSMFELVGADAGDNPVATAAASALAADRGADIVRVHDVPENVTAVNVALATRDSGQFEE, encoded by the coding sequence ATGCAGTACCACGAGGCGGTGGGCTTTCTCTTCGACCTCCGCCGGTTCCAGGTCAAACCGGGGACGGCGTCGGTTCGGGCGCTCCTCGCCGAGTTCGACGACCCGCAGGAGGACGTGGCGTTCGTGCAGGTGGCGGGGTCGAACGGCAAGGGGAGCACGGCCCGGATGACCGAGTCGGCCCTCCGGGAGGCCGGACTGAGCGCGGGTCTCTACACGTCGCCGCACTTCGAGACGCTGCGCGAGCGAATCCAGGTCGACGGGCGGAAGATACCCGAGGCGGCGGTCTGTGAGTTCGTCGAACGCGCGAAACCGTGGCTGGTCGGACGGGCCGCCGACGGCGACCCGCTCACGTTCTTCGAGGTGATGACGGCGCTGTCGGTCTGGTACTTCGCCGAGGCCGACGTTGACGTGGCCGTCCTCGAAGTCGGCATGGGCGGGAAGATGGACGCGACGAGCGTCGTCGACCCCGTCGCCGCCGCGGTGACGAACGTCTCGCTCGAACACACGGCCGTCCTCGGCGATACGGTGGAAGCGATAGCCGAGAAGAAGGCCGCCGTCGCCCCCGCGGGCCGACCGCTCGTGACCGGCGCGACGGGCGCCGCGCTCTCGACTATCCGCGAACGGGTCGGGAACGTCGTCACCGTCGGCGCGGAGGGGACGAGAGAGTCCTCCGGGGCCGACGCCGAGGCGCCGGACGTGACCGTGCGCTCGAAGGGACGCGTGAACCACCAGGAGTCCGCCGTCAGCGTCGCCGGCGGCGACTGGCGCGTCGAGGGACGGGTCCCGCTGCTCGGCGCCTATCAGGCGGAGAACGCCGGCATCGCCTGCGTGCTCGCTCGACAGGTGGCCGACGAACTCGGCGTCGGAGCCGAACTCGACGCCGGGACGCTCGAACGCGGCCTGCGGACCGCCCACTGGCCCGGTCGCTTCGAGGTGATGGAGACCGACCCCTACGTCGTCCTCGACGGCGCGCACAACCCCGGCGCCTGCGAGTCCCTCGCCACCGTCTTCGACGACTTCGACGCCGAAGACCTGCACCTCGTCTTCGGCGCGATGCACGACAAGGACCACCGCGAGATGGTCGAGGCCCTTCCCGACCCGGACTCCGTCGTCACCTGCCGGCCGAACAACCCCCGCTCGGAGGACCCCGAGGTGCTCGCCCGCGTGTTCGAGGACGCCGGCGTCGGGGAGGTGACCGTCGGGAACGACGTGGCCTCGGCGCTCGCGTCGGCCCGCGAACGCGCCGACGAGGGCGACTGCGTGCTCGCCCTCGGGTCGCTCTTCCTCGTCGCGGAGGCGCGCGCGACGTGGACGCGCGTCGTGACGCCGGTGGACGTCCGCGACCGCTCGGACGCCGACCGGGTGCTCGAACGCGCGCACGTCGAACGCGCGGAGGCCGCCGCGGCGGGCGAGGACGTCGTCCACCGCACCGTCACGCTCCCCCTCCAGCGCCGGCAGGCGCGCACCGCGGAGATGGCGATGCTGGAGGCCGGCGGCGACTGCGCCGTCTCGGCGGACGCCGGCGACGGCGAACTCGCTCGGGCGGTGTTGTCGGGAACGCGCTCGGAGTTCGAGGGGCTGACCGAGCGACTCGCCGACGCGCCGTACGGGTTGCCCGACGTCGCCGCGGACGTACGGGCGCGGGTCGGCCTCGACGCCGAAGAGGGAGGCAGCGCGACCGACTCGGAGTACCCGTGGAACGACGGCACGGCGGTGATGGGCATCCTGAACGTCACGCCGGACAGTTTCCACGACGGCGGCGAGTTCTACGACACGACCGCCGCCCTCGAACGCGCCGAGGCGATGGTGGAAGCGGGAGCGGATATCATCGACATCGGCGGGGAATCCACCCGACCCGGCGCGGAGGAGGTGCCCGTCGACGAGGAGATTCGCCGCATCGTCCCCGTCATCGAAGCCTTGGCCGACGTGGACGCGCTTCTCTCCGTGGACACCAGGAAGGCGACCGTCGGCGAGGCGGCCCTCGACGCGGGCGCCGACATCCTCAACGACGTGACCGGTCTCGAAGACCCGGAGATGCGCTTTCTCGCCGCCGAACGCGACGTGCCGGTCATCGTGATGCACAGCATCGACGCGCCCGTCGTGCCCGGCAAAGACGTCGACTACGACGACGTGGTCGACGACGTCATCGACGAACTCGGAGAGCGCATCCTCCTCGCGGAGAAGGCGGGCGTCCCGCGCGAGAACGTCATCGTCGACCCCGGCATCGGCTTCGGCAAGTCGAAGGCGGAGAACTTCAAGATACTCGACAGATTAGGGGAGTTCGACGCCCTCGGCTGTCCGCTGCTGTTCGGCCACTCGCACAAGTCGATGTTCGAACTCGTGGGAGCGGACGCGGGCGACAACCCCGTCGCCACCGCCGCGGCGTCGGCCCTCGCGGCGGACCGCGGCGCCGACATCGTCCGCGTCCACGACGTCCCCGAGAACGTCACCGCCGTGAACGTGGCGCTGGCGACGCGGGACTCCGGACAGTTCGAGGAGTAG
- a CDS encoding NRDE family protein codes for MCTLTIAWQAFDAAPVVVAANRDEALDRPSTPPGVVDGDPAFVAPGDSEAGGTWVGYNDRGVFVGITNRWVDVAGGGERSRGQLVVDALRAESAAAARETVESAVEADVYDGFNLVVADAADAFVFEWDGSLRTTRLDPGVHVVVNVGYDGDFFEPAARPEAGRKQADNARRVREALLPKAESPEAWRDRAASVLGDHEYGVCVHDPEGRYGTRSSSLITLWADGGADYDFAPGPPCETPYERVESQV; via the coding sequence GTGTGCACTCTGACCATCGCGTGGCAGGCGTTCGACGCGGCGCCCGTCGTCGTCGCCGCCAACCGCGACGAGGCGCTGGACCGACCCTCGACGCCGCCGGGCGTCGTCGACGGCGACCCGGCGTTCGTCGCCCCCGGAGATAGCGAGGCGGGCGGGACGTGGGTCGGCTACAACGACCGCGGCGTCTTCGTCGGAATCACCAACCGGTGGGTCGACGTCGCGGGCGGCGGCGAGCGCTCTCGCGGTCAGTTGGTCGTCGACGCCCTCCGCGCCGAGAGCGCAGCGGCCGCCCGCGAGACGGTCGAATCCGCCGTCGAGGCGGACGTCTACGACGGCTTCAACCTCGTCGTCGCCGACGCCGCCGACGCGTTCGTCTTCGAGTGGGACGGGTCGCTCCGGACGACGCGACTCGACCCGGGCGTCCACGTCGTCGTCAACGTCGGCTACGACGGCGACTTCTTCGAACCCGCGGCGCGACCCGAAGCGGGGCGGAAGCAGGCCGACAACGCTCGGCGCGTGCGCGAGGCGTTGCTTCCGAAGGCGGAGTCCCCCGAGGCGTGGCGCGACCGGGCGGCGTCGGTGCTCGGCGACCACGAGTACGGCGTCTGCGTCCACGACCCGGAGGGCCGCTACGGCACTCGCTCGTCGTCGCTCATCACGCTGTGGGCCGACGGCGGCGCCGACTACGACTTCGCCCCCGGGCCGCCCTGCGAGACGCCCTACGAGCGGGTCGAAAGTCAGGTTTAA
- a CDS encoding helix-turn-helix transcriptional regulator yields the protein MSAGEAEANLSEDERAGLELIRESGGIHQSDFWKELDITSRKGSRIAERLFELDLIEREDTVYNGHNTYYLEPTARDLDFAMLMAGDMLSPFIGEEEVNPNSNAFSQWLMNLAYEEY from the coding sequence ATGAGCGCAGGCGAGGCCGAGGCCAATCTCTCGGAGGACGAACGCGCGGGACTCGAACTCATCCGGGAGAGCGGCGGCATCCATCAGAGCGACTTCTGGAAGGAACTGGACATCACCTCCCGGAAGGGGAGCCGAATCGCCGAGCGTCTGTTCGAACTCGACCTCATCGAACGCGAGGACACGGTGTACAACGGACACAACACCTACTACCTCGAACCCACGGCCCGCGACCTCGACTTCGCGATGCTGATGGCCGGCGACATGCTGTCGCCGTTCATCGGCGAGGAGGAGGTCAACCCCAACAGCAACGCGTTCTCGCAGTGGCTGATGAACCTCGCGTACGAGGAGTACTGA
- the psmA gene encoding archaeal proteasome endopeptidase complex subunit alpha: MQGQAQQQAYDRGITIFSPDGRLYQVEYAREAVKRGTASIGVRTSEGVVLAADKRSRSPLMEPTSVEKIHKADDHIGIASAGHVADARQLIDFARRQAQVNRLRYGEPIGIETLTKNVTDHIQQYTQVGGARPFGVALLIGGIENGTPRLYETDPSGTPYEWKAVSIGADRGDLQDYLEENYREDLTLDEGIGLALRAIASTNDDELDAGGVDVGTVSGETEKFVELTNDEISEYIAENDLEPAEDDGEDGDGDETAE; encoded by the coding sequence ATGCAGGGACAAGCCCAACAGCAGGCATACGACCGCGGGATCACCATCTTCTCGCCCGACGGTCGTCTCTACCAAGTAGAGTACGCGCGTGAAGCAGTCAAGCGAGGCACGGCGAGCATCGGCGTCCGCACCTCCGAGGGCGTCGTTCTCGCCGCGGACAAGCGGTCGCGCTCGCCGCTCATGGAACCGACGAGCGTCGAGAAGATCCACAAGGCCGACGACCACATCGGCATCGCCTCGGCCGGCCACGTCGCCGACGCGCGCCAACTCATCGACTTCGCCCGGCGGCAGGCGCAGGTCAACCGCCTCCGCTACGGCGAACCCATCGGCATCGAGACGCTGACGAAGAACGTCACCGACCACATCCAGCAGTACACGCAGGTCGGCGGCGCCCGCCCGTTCGGAGTCGCCCTCCTCATCGGCGGCATCGAGAACGGCACGCCGCGCCTGTACGAGACGGACCCCTCCGGGACGCCGTACGAGTGGAAGGCCGTCTCCATCGGCGCCGACCGCGGCGACCTTCAGGACTACCTCGAGGAGAACTACCGCGAGGACCTCACCCTCGACGAGGGCATCGGCCTCGCCCTCCGCGCCATCGCCTCGACGAACGACGACGAACTCGACGCCGGCGGCGTCGACGTCGGCACCGTCTCCGGCGAAACCGAGAAGTTCGTCGAACTGACGAACGACGAGATTTCGGAGTACATCGCCGAGAACGACCTCGAACCCGCGGAAGACGACGGCGAGGACGGCGACGGCGACGAGACGGCGGAGTAA
- a CDS encoding Rpp14/Pop5 family protein: MKHLPKHLQPRWRYLAVEVESWPDARIDRGDFQRELWYAAQNLYGDAGSAAADLTVLSFSFADGDGETVVRAYRGTEGRARAALACISEVNGSPVGVRVAGVSGTVRACEERYLGRRAGNSEQRDVAFENESRSAVVRGSRVDVRGTGGFVGATQLDFE, translated from the coding sequence ATGAAACACCTCCCAAAGCACCTCCAACCGCGGTGGCGCTACCTCGCCGTCGAGGTGGAGTCGTGGCCCGACGCCCGCATCGACAGGGGGGACTTCCAGCGCGAACTGTGGTACGCCGCGCAGAACCTCTACGGCGACGCGGGGAGCGCCGCGGCCGACCTGACGGTGCTCTCCTTCTCGTTCGCCGACGGCGACGGCGAGACGGTGGTCCGGGCGTACCGCGGGACGGAAGGCCGGGCGCGGGCGGCCTTGGCCTGCATCTCCGAGGTGAACGGGTCGCCCGTCGGCGTCCGGGTCGCCGGCGTCTCCGGGACGGTGCGCGCCTGTGAAGAAAGGTATTTAGGACGCCGGGCCGGAAACTCGGAACAGAGAGACGTCGCGTTCGAGAACGAGTCGCGGTCCGCCGTCGTCCGTGGTTCACGGGTCGACGTTCGCGGGACGGGCGGCTTCGTCGGCGCGACGCAACTCGATTTCGAGTGA
- a CDS encoding class I SAM-dependent methyltransferase — MKKTIEEHADRFSSIAADYDESQDSEEYRACASLVVEHAAPTAEDVVLDLGTGTGAIALALAPKAKRVVGRDISEGMLERAREKAEAEGITNVEFGEGRFRDPNYDGEVDVVVSNFAMHHLSDEEKREAIAVIADLDPDRFVLGDVMFFGEPDPEEPFYSPEVDDPATVGELADALTDEGFVLTAVERVHDQVGVLVAERFGDAGDRISVEE, encoded by the coding sequence ATGAAGAAGACGATTGAGGAACACGCCGACCGCTTCTCGTCCATCGCCGCCGACTACGACGAGTCGCAGGACTCCGAGGAGTACCGCGCCTGCGCGAGCCTCGTGGTCGAACACGCCGCGCCGACCGCCGAGGACGTCGTCTTGGACCTCGGGACGGGGACGGGGGCTATCGCCTTGGCCCTCGCGCCGAAGGCCAAGCGCGTCGTCGGCCGCGACATCAGCGAGGGGATGCTCGAACGGGCGCGGGAGAAGGCTGAGGCGGAGGGTATCACGAACGTCGAGTTCGGCGAGGGCCGCTTCCGCGACCCGAACTACGACGGCGAAGTGGACGTGGTCGTCTCGAACTTCGCGATGCACCACCTCTCCGACGAGGAGAAACGCGAGGCCATCGCGGTCATCGCGGACCTCGACCCCGACCGGTTCGTCCTGGGCGACGTGATGTTCTTCGGGGAACCGGACCCCGAAGAACCGTTCTACAGCCCCGAGGTGGACGACCCGGCGACGGTCGGGGAACTCGCGGACGCCCTCACCGACGAGGGGTTCGTGCTCACCGCCGTCGAACGCGTCCACGACCAGGTCGGCGTCCTCGTGGCCGAGCGATTCGGCGACGCGGGCGACCGCATCTCCGTCGAAGAGTGA